From a region of the Nothobranchius furzeri strain GRZ-AD chromosome 12, NfurGRZ-RIMD1, whole genome shotgun sequence genome:
- the LOC107375906 gene encoding transmembrane protein 41A-B, with translation MRSLAGLAVIVGTASVYLYLLSTHLPPGPKRHQSASEEDGEAEQEDRLTFPSDLESLRELAEMLRFYKREHYSYVLLLFCSAYLYKQSFAIPGSSFLNMLAGAIFGPWEGLVLACFLATFGSTFCFLLSLTFGKQYVVQFFPEKVALLQRKVEENRSCLFFFLLFLRFFPMTPNWFLNITCPVLNIPISIFFFSVFIGLIPYNFICVRTGSILSQISSLDDIFSWGTLAQLLAIALVALLPGALIKHYSKAHLKVDGVGSNETRQLEIKQDRKRRLLFRLVNLCQTLACQAV, from the exons ATGCGCTCCTTAGCGGGACTAGCGGTCATCGTAGGGACGGCGAGCGTCTACCTCTACCTGCTGTCCACGCACCTTCCCCCGGGTCCGAAGCGGCACCAGTCGGCCTCTGAGGAGGACGGAGAGGCCGAGCAGGAGGACAG ACTGACATTCCCGTCTGACCTGGAGTCTCTCAGAGAGCTCGCAGAGATGCTCAGGTTTTATAAAAGAGAACACTACAGCTACGTTCTGCTACTGTTCTGCAGCGCCTACCTCTATAAACAGTCATTCGCCATACCTGGTTCTTCCTTCCTG AACATGTTGGCTGGTGCCATATTCGGACCCTGGGAGGGTCTGGTTTTGGCCTGTTTCCTTGCCACTTTTGGCTCCACATTCTGTTTCCTGCTGTCCTTGACATTTGGGAAACAGTATGTGGTTCAATTCTTTCCTGAGAAGGTGGCCCTTCTGCAGAGGAAG GTGGAAGAGAATCGTAGCTGCCTATTCTTCTTCCTCCTTTTCCTTCGTTTCTTCCCCATGACTCCTAACTGGTTCCTTAACATCACTTGTCCTGTCCTCAACATCCCCAtctccattttcttcttctctgtgtTTATAG GTTTGATCCCGTATAACTTCATCTGTGTCCGTACGGGCTCCATCCTGTCTCAGATCTCCTCTCTGGACGACATCTTCTCTTGGGGGACGCTGGCTCAGCTTCTGGCCATCGCCCTCGTAGCTCTCCTCCCTGGAGCGCTGATCAAACACTACAGCAAAGCTCATCTGAAGGTGGACGGCGTTGGCAGCAATGAGACCAGACAGCTGGAAATCAAACAGGATCGGAAGAGACG ACTGCTGTTTAGGCTTGTCAACTTGTGCCAAACCCTAGCCTGCCAAGCCGTGTAA